The Oreochromis niloticus isolate F11D_XX linkage group LG2, O_niloticus_UMD_NMBU, whole genome shotgun sequence genome includes a region encoding these proteins:
- the LOC109205088 gene encoding uncharacterized protein LOC109205088, which yields MPKKQKKSQAAKQRWKKFHEFHKVPTCEQAEYDFPQSSAEDCVSAKTNADGVKRAGQHVPAHVQQVSYADAVKSGLQHEFNEHQVYHRDQHKVSSTPQVGYADVVKSCRHTDVAGPSHAETVNLENQPSVTHVCASHSQAHRKYGDSRNKQCTCNSLTFLAFLHENENMTTADLNLVLDKGDVMYKEAKKRFPKNIHLATDELPDKVYARRSMYHVDMTQPSRYGTFEEPPEEAVDTFLSFEAGLSCLLSDVQYALLIMSGLCIAVFRSTSGKYGFFDPHSRTACGLPLPLQSRNRGTALMLKFTLLSDMIKRLQDSYEMMEISPFCNYELKPVQFYSMSTVNLSDTITDTVCRPTAATAVAPTHSDTTVDEANSSTPRRNTITDLTENIFCQMSICTPLVKQKEVHMTQFTSYEDQNEPPNIPTEELCSELSFLPSRDAFSCQSNAAITNVAACDLSDIVLQKLKKVNKQQRHKMKRRLMASEKPRNQRKENQKRKERQKYASNKDYKEKKKSCTSEAYKNNPEVRQKKQQYVKRRYHANAEFRKKQQQYVKRRYCENEEFRKKQQQYVKRRYCENAKVRQKQKQYIKRRYCENTDFREEKKSYITKRYRENPEFRERQRQLMKQLMRDRYQSNLAFRIMHNMRCAMKIRREYRWVNRQTQESDNSVINEAISVFKSQIKVGPSYPCTVCFKASFPNQYKDVSIRDDAELCDPTLPDEDDEEEDDENMNEDDYDEADLMEIDSFLDNTTPESSNVWMTSLNDKYKARPETPEYEEMCMADFAATCRIVYGQQTKDHELKTPSLPTYQAFYGAGCVQLPGTDRLEYVQHIVKRNREKYEKNSEEIESAVEEYEQNRDARLKQIKGTRRPFGGMSVIAVGDFYQLPPVRQSKPLCVHDPSEIDLWREHFQMITLTEIMRQKDDVVFAEMLNRIRVKGKLDELCEADRDLLSQAITEPALCPTDALHIFATNKEVDAHNSATLALLHTHIIDIHADDYRKDPRTGRMALQDRPFKGGKNELPDTLKVAEGARVMLTRNIDIQNGLVNGAFGKLLRVVYSENDQHIIKLGLKMDNETSGKNNCTPADDMVYIERAEENLKQKGVSIFEPGMAYVAVSRVTSLSGLYLLDMEEKKIFTNPEITAALENMRQANLDDMMPLLHMFCA from the exons atgccaaaaaagcagaaaaagtcacAAGCTGCAAAACAACGCTGGAAGAAGTTCCATGAGTTTCACAAAGTACCAACATGTGAACAAGCTGAGTATGATTTTCCTCAGAGCTCTGCAGAAGACTGTGTGTCTGCAAAGACCAATGCTGATGGTGTCAAACGGGCAGGTCAACATGTTCCTGCACATGTACAACAGGTATCCTATGCGGATGCTGTAAAGAGTGGACTGCAGCATGAATTTAATGAACATCAGGTATATCATAGAGACCAACATAAGGTGTCAAGTACCCCACAGGTGGGTTATGCTGATGTTGTGAAAAGTTGCCGTCACACTGATGTGGCAGGACCATCTCATGCAGAAACAGTGAACCTTGAAAACCAGCCCTCTGTAACACATGTCTGTGCATCTCACAGCCAGGCACATCGTAAATATGGAGACTCCAGAAACAAGCAGTGCacatgtaactcactcacatttCTTGCATTCCTTCATgagaatgaaaacatgactacAGCTGACCTTAATCTGGTCTTGGATAAAGGTGATGTGATGTACAAAGAGGCCAAGAAAAGATTTCCTAAAAATATTCATTTGGCAACCGATGAGCTGCCAGACAAAGTTTATGCTCGCAGGTCTATGTATCATGTCGACATGACACAGCCTTCCCGGTATGGGACATTTGAAGAACCTCCAGAAGAAGCAGTAGATACCTTTCTCAGCTTTGAAGCAGGACTGAGCTGCCTGTTGTCAGATGTGCAGTATGCCTTACTGATTATGAGTGGATTGTGTATCGCAGTGTTCAGATCCACATCAGGCAAATATGGTTTCTTTGATCCACACTCCAGAACagcctgtggtcttcctctaCCACTACAGTCACGTAATCGTGGTACAGCTCTGATGCTCAAATTCACACTCCTCAGTGACATGATTAAGAGGCTCCAAGATTCTTATGAAATGATGGAGATATCACCTTTTTGTAACTATGAGCTGAAGCCTGTGCAATTCTACAGTATGAGCACAGTCAACCTGAGTGATACTATCACAGACACAGTCTGCAGACCAACAGCTGCCACTGCTGTGGCACCTACTCACTCTGATACAACTGTTGATGAAGCAAACTCCTCTACTCCAAGGAGAAATACAATCACTGATCTGACTGAGAACATCTTTTGTCAAATGTCCATTTGTACGCCActggtgaaacaaaaagaagtccACATGACTCAGTTCACATCATATGAAGATCAGAATGAACCTCCTAATATACCAACTGAAGAACTATGCAGTGAATTAAGTTTCCTTCCATCAAGGGATGCTTTTTCATGTCAATCAAATGCTGCAATAACAAATGTTGCTGCCTGTGATCTTTCTGATATAGttttacaaaaactgaaaaaagttaataaacaacaaaggcacaaaatgaaaagaagattaatggcatcagagaaacccagaaatcagagaaaagaaaaccaaaaaaggaaagaacgACAAAAGTATGCTTCAAATAAAgattacaaagaaaagaaaaaatcttgcACAAGCGAGGCATATAAAAACAATCCTGAAgttagacagaaaaaacaacagtaTGTTAAAAGACGTTACCATGCGAATGCTGAAttcagaaagaaacaacaacagtatgttaaaagacgttactgtgagaatgaagaattcagaaagaaacaacaacaatatgttAAAAGACGCTACTGTGAGAATGCTAAAgttagacaaaaacaaaaacaatatattaaaagacgTTACTGTGAGAATACTGAtttcagagaggagaaaaaaagctacATCACTAAAAGGTATCGAGAAAACCCAGaattcagagagagacagagacaactGATGAAACAACTAATGCGAGACAGGTATCAAAGTAATCTTGCATTCAGGATTATGCACAACATGAGATGTGCCATGAAAATAAGAAGGGAATACAGATGGGTGAACAGACAAACCCAAGAGAGTGACAACAGTGTGATCAACGAGGCCATATCGGTGTTCAAATCACAAATCAAAGTTGGACCATCATACCCATGTACTGTCTGTTTCAAGGCTTCATTTCCAAACCAA tatAAGGATGTGAGCATCAGAGATGATGCTGAGCTGTGTGACCCAACACTtcctgatgaagatgatgaggaggaggatgatgaaAACATGAATGAGGACGATTATGATGAGGctgatttaatggaaattgacagct TTCTGGACAACACAACACCTGAGTCTTCCAATGTTTGGATGACATCTTTGAATGACAAATACAAAGCCAGACCTGAAACACCAGAGTAtgaggagatgtgcatggcagaCTTTGCTGCTACTTGCAGGATTGTCTATGGCCAACAGACAAAAG ACCACGAACTGAAAACACCATCTTTGCCAACCTATCAGGCTTTCTATGGTGCTGGCTGTGTACAGCTACCAGGTACTGACCGTCTTGAGTACGTGCAACACATtgtcaaaagaaacagagagaaatatgagaaaaacagtGAGGAGATCGAGAGCGCTGTTGAGGAATATGAACAGAACAGAG ATGCAagactcaaacagatcaaaGGGACTCGGAGACCCTTTGGAGGCATGTCAGTCATTGCTGTTGGAGACTTCTATCAGCTACccccagtgcgacagtctaaaccGCTCTGTGTGCACGACCCGTCCGAGATCGACCTGTGGCGggagcattttcagatgatcactctgacTGAGAttatgcgtcagaaagatgatgttgtCTTTGCTGAGATGCTGAACAGAATCCGTGTGAAAGGAAAGTTGGATGAGCTTTGCGAAGCAGATagagatttgttgtcacaggccatAACTGAACCAGCCCTTTGTCCGACTGATGCGTTGCACATTTTTGCAACTAATAAAGAAGTGGATGCACACAACTCTGCAACACTGGCTCTGCTCCATACTCATATCATTGACATCCATGCAGATGATTATAGAAAGGATCCTAGAACTGGCAGAATGGCACTTCAAGACAGACCATTCAAAGGAGGTAAAAACGAGTTACCAGACACACTGAAAGTTGCAGAAGGAGCTCGTGTCATGCTCACCAGAAACATTGACATACAAAATGGTTTGGTTAATGGAGCTTTTGGAAAACTACTTAGAGTAGTTTACTCTGAAAATGACCAACACATCATCAAGCTTGGACTTAAAATGGATAATGAGACATCTGGAAAGAATAACTGCACACCAGCAGACGACATGGtgtacattgagagagcagaggagaatctAAAGCAGAAAGGAGTG AGCATTTTTGAGCCCGGCATGGCCTACGTAGCTGTCAGTAgagtgacgtctctcagtggactgtATCTTCTTGatatggaggagaaaaaaatattcaccaaCCCAGAAATCACTGCAGCGCTTGAGAACATGAGACAAGCCAACCTTGATGACATGATGCCTCTTCTACAC atgttttgtgcctaa